The following proteins are encoded in a genomic region of Bdellovibrionales bacterium:
- a CDS encoding general secretion pathway protein GspK, whose protein sequence is MRNRFSPLKNNRGSAIMFSMFLMSLLVFLAFEVSYDTVVELENSLNSVRKVQAYYAAKGCTDISLLRIKAYQQAARSGLAKSLPDPSMLDLVWQFPLSWPIVAPSDSSEGDKSAIAKTMKASTFKHQFNSKINSESGKIDINDLASPSEGIRKKTKQQILDLFSAKLREQSEWSNRYSNFQFDRLINNISDWIDPDRDSQNGGSEDGYYSEMRSPYIPPNEPFKTIEELHMVDLMEDDIYNVLAPQITLYGGKGINVNYATGDLLMALDVRITKEVAQEIIKRRNDPNLGGPFRDEKDFVGFLGQFGIGADFNEDKVPLYFDNEINFNVSCIGVVGKISTEMTSYVFDFQKVQSRLASEIAKDPKNQNPNNPGSTVNPEQCKDKVGEPKFDCLCQDKTNADEKKKCVDARRAAEASGGQAGERPLPQGPPYVIFRDVK, encoded by the coding sequence GTGCGCAATAGATTTAGTCCTCTCAAAAACAATCGCGGCTCTGCGATTATGTTCTCGATGTTTTTAATGAGTTTACTCGTTTTTCTCGCCTTCGAAGTTTCTTACGACACGGTGGTGGAGCTCGAAAACTCTTTGAACTCTGTTCGTAAGGTTCAAGCCTACTACGCCGCAAAAGGTTGCACGGATATCAGCTTGCTTCGAATTAAAGCTTACCAACAGGCGGCCCGCTCTGGGCTTGCAAAAAGTTTACCGGACCCTTCCATGTTAGATTTAGTCTGGCAATTTCCTCTCTCATGGCCCATCGTAGCTCCCTCCGATTCTTCCGAGGGGGATAAGAGCGCGATCGCTAAGACGATGAAAGCTTCCACATTCAAACATCAGTTCAATTCAAAAATTAACAGCGAAAGCGGTAAAATTGATATCAATGATTTAGCCTCCCCGTCCGAAGGCATTCGTAAAAAAACGAAACAACAGATCTTGGATTTATTCTCCGCCAAGTTACGAGAACAAAGTGAGTGGAGTAATCGCTACTCCAATTTTCAATTTGATCGTCTCATCAATAATATCTCCGATTGGATTGATCCTGATCGCGACAGTCAAAATGGCGGAAGCGAGGATGGATACTATTCCGAGATGCGTAGCCCATATATTCCTCCCAATGAGCCGTTCAAAACGATCGAAGAACTTCACATGGTCGATTTGATGGAAGATGACATTTACAACGTCCTCGCACCACAAATTACCCTTTACGGCGGCAAAGGGATCAACGTCAATTACGCCACTGGGGATCTACTCATGGCACTGGACGTGCGAATCACCAAAGAAGTGGCTCAAGAGATCATCAAGAGACGAAATGACCCCAATTTAGGAGGTCCGTTTCGAGACGAAAAAGATTTTGTCGGCTTTCTCGGTCAATTTGGTATCGGCGCAGATTTCAACGAGGACAAAGTCCCACTCTATTTTGATAACGAAATTAATTTTAATGTGAGCTGCATCGGCGTTGTCGGAAAAATCTCCACCGAAATGACGTCGTACGTGTTTGACTTTCAAAAAGTGCAAAGTCGATTGGCTTCAGAAATCGCCAAAGACCCCAAAAACCAAAATCCCAATAACCCGGGTTCGACGGTCAATCCCGAACAATGTAAAGATAAAGTGGGCGAGCCCAAGTTTGATTGTTTATGCCAGGACAAAACCAACGCCGACGAAAAAAAGAAGTGCGTGGACGCCAGACGAGCCGCAGAAGCCAGTGGCGGCCAAGCCGGAGAAAGACCGCTCCCGCAAGGTCCTCCCTACGTGATCTTTCGAGACGTCAAATAA
- a CDS encoding GspJ family type II secretion system protein, whose translation MPNNFATRRHLQKGFSLVEILIVMVIMATMATISANAIRSAKMNKEKIDARLKTESMVFDALKIMATDVEKAFHYQQPLYELDRLAMTTPQPGSAPGQPGAPVPQQQPQFNPQNPNQGLPPKQIKFTQFIGKESSVHFTTINNQRITANAQESNLIEVGYFLSSCKARSTGKPSQQCLWRRSSIVLDNDVTRGGTSMPMIENVSKFQLEYLSQDFEDKEWKKSWASDQSGTGNTQNRFPYMVKISIEVEDKESKALAKFGQTIIANVRFPNNTDPATFFGGQPAQGAPGASGVPGAQ comes from the coding sequence GTGCCCAATAATTTTGCGACCCGCCGTCACCTCCAAAAAGGATTTTCTCTCGTAGAAATTCTGATCGTTATGGTGATCATGGCGACCATGGCCACCATTTCGGCGAACGCCATTCGCTCAGCGAAAATGAACAAAGAAAAGATCGACGCGCGCTTAAAAACCGAAAGTATGGTCTTTGATGCGTTAAAAATTATGGCCACCGACGTGGAGAAGGCGTTTCACTATCAACAGCCTCTCTACGAATTAGACCGACTTGCGATGACCACTCCCCAGCCTGGCTCCGCACCAGGACAACCAGGAGCTCCGGTTCCGCAGCAACAGCCCCAATTTAATCCGCAAAATCCCAATCAAGGACTGCCTCCTAAGCAAATTAAGTTTACGCAGTTTATTGGTAAGGAAAGCAGTGTTCACTTTACAACGATCAACAACCAGCGCATCACCGCTAATGCTCAAGAGAGCAATCTCATCGAGGTGGGCTACTTTTTAAGCTCGTGTAAAGCGCGCTCCACAGGAAAACCGAGCCAACAGTGCCTTTGGCGTCGGTCTTCCATTGTTCTCGACAACGATGTCACCCGAGGTGGAACTTCAATGCCTATGATTGAGAATGTCAGCAAGTTTCAATTGGAATACCTCAGCCAAGACTTCGAAGATAAAGAGTGGAAAAAATCTTGGGCTTCAGATCAGTCGGGAACTGGAAATACACAAAACCGGTTTCCTTATATGGTAAAAATCAGCATCGAAGTTGAAGATAAAGAAAGCAAAGCGCTCGCTAAATTTGGACAAACCATCATCGCGAATGTACGTTTTCCAAACAATACCGATCCCGCGACATTTTTTGGAGGGCAGCCGGCCCAAGGAGCCCCAGGTGCATCAGGAGTTCCCGGTGCGCAATAG
- a CDS encoding prepilin-type N-terminal cleavage/methylation domain-containing protein, producing MMRARRQQKGFSLLEVLIALTIMMGSLTVIAMAWSGSQLRLRKMKMNYQAAYLLDFKVADIERQWSKRFQQIPEEDQGDFALLGKEYKDYTWKMTSKKFELPDLAGIINANSKSPDTGFITMMMEQLTEYFNQAAREVTVTVIYTFRKNKVQYSASTFIIDFDRPLPLPGGGGGGLPGGIGGADGGNGAQ from the coding sequence ATGATGAGAGCCCGAAGACAACAAAAAGGCTTTAGTTTACTCGAAGTGCTCATCGCGCTGACGATCATGATGGGTTCACTGACGGTGATTGCTATGGCGTGGTCTGGCAGTCAATTGCGCCTGCGAAAAATGAAGATGAACTACCAGGCCGCCTACCTTCTTGATTTTAAAGTCGCGGACATTGAGCGACAATGGTCAAAAAGATTCCAACAAATCCCGGAGGAGGATCAGGGAGACTTTGCCCTTCTCGGCAAAGAGTACAAAGATTATACCTGGAAGATGACTTCTAAAAAATTCGAACTCCCCGATCTCGCCGGCATTATTAATGCGAACAGCAAATCGCCAGACACTGGATTTATTACGATGATGATGGAGCAACTGACCGAATATTTTAATCAGGCGGCAAGAGAAGTGACCGTCACCGTCATTTATACATTTCGTAAAAATAAAGTTCAATATTCAGCGTCGACCTTCATCATTGATTTTGATCGACCGCTTCCTCTTCCTGGTGGCGGCGGTGGCGGCCTTCCGGGCGGAATCGGTGGAGCCGATGGAGGCAACGGTGCCCAATAA
- a CDS encoding prepilin-type N-terminal cleavage/methylation domain-containing protein, translating to MLPNSRLNSQKGFSLIEIMVVVVLIAIIVGMASQKSGAGKSRQIRKEVRNFASLVREIRTKARMRNQTYRLVLNLPASESENQTYWVESTTQKFFVSYDEEIIKLRKEKAEENEKKKLKDPSGFEVDAQLSKGGPKSLPKGLFFSSVELASQNKEFTSGRIYIHYFPEGRVEEAVIHITNKESLNWSIAIHPLTGRVDLIAKNRKLKDLQDAPQ from the coding sequence ATGCTCCCCAACTCTCGACTAAATTCACAAAAAGGTTTTTCCCTGATTGAGATCATGGTGGTTGTGGTGCTCATTGCTATTATCGTCGGCATGGCTAGCCAAAAGTCGGGCGCCGGAAAAAGTCGCCAAATTCGCAAAGAGGTTCGCAACTTCGCGTCTCTGGTTCGAGAGATTCGAACCAAAGCCCGCATGCGGAATCAAACATACCGACTTGTTCTCAATCTCCCGGCCAGTGAAAGCGAAAACCAAACCTATTGGGTGGAATCGACAACTCAGAAGTTCTTTGTTTCTTACGACGAAGAAATTATCAAACTTCGAAAAGAAAAGGCCGAAGAAAACGAGAAAAAGAAACTCAAAGATCCCAGCGGTTTCGAGGTCGACGCTCAACTCTCCAAAGGCGGCCCCAAATCGCTCCCTAAGGGTTTATTCTTTAGCAGTGTGGAACTGGCTTCCCAGAATAAAGAATTTACCTCGGGACGGATTTACATTCACTACTTCCCCGAAGGACGGGTGGAAGAAGCTGTTATCCACATTACAAATAAGGAGAGTTTAAATTGGTCGATTGCGATTCACCCGCTTACAGGCCGCGTGGATCTCATCGCCAAAAATCGAAAACTTAAAGATCTCCAGGATGCCCCGCAATGA
- a CDS encoding S1/P1 nuclease has protein sequence MCLLIFSLGLISQNSWGWGFFAHRAIAEITEKNLTPEARKLVKDLLGTQTFEEAAVWADNVREVQNWKHTKYYHYKNIGDTDYFQDLEQLSEKDRKKGDVLRAIMRAEDVLRESSSSQEEKRVALRFLIHFVADLHQPLHVGYKEDIGGNGASLTWYGKKTNLHALWDTGLIYKIMEKEENLKKPTPSDFAQTIAAPTPQQWAQWKKSGMLDWFNESLEARAQAYINYKTDNDAYFKKSAPVIKLRIAQSAYRLAHLLHQIATQPEITTQDAVQLRDNVLPFVNFDISYLIRLQTQAN, from the coding sequence ATGTGTCTCCTTATTTTTTCTCTCGGGCTGATTTCCCAAAACTCTTGGGGATGGGGCTTCTTCGCTCACCGCGCGATTGCGGAAATTACCGAAAAGAATTTAACTCCCGAAGCTCGGAAATTGGTTAAAGATCTTTTAGGAACACAGACCTTCGAGGAAGCGGCCGTCTGGGCCGACAATGTCCGCGAAGTTCAAAACTGGAAGCACACCAAGTACTATCACTACAAAAACATCGGCGACACCGACTACTTTCAGGATTTGGAGCAGCTTTCAGAAAAAGATCGCAAAAAAGGCGATGTCTTACGAGCCATCATGCGAGCGGAGGACGTGCTTCGAGAATCCTCTTCGTCTCAGGAGGAAAAACGAGTGGCCCTTCGATTCTTGATTCACTTTGTTGCGGACCTTCATCAGCCCCTGCATGTGGGTTACAAAGAGGACATCGGCGGAAACGGTGCGAGCCTGACTTGGTACGGTAAGAAAACCAATCTGCACGCGCTTTGGGATACGGGACTGATTTATAAAATCATGGAGAAGGAAGAAAATTTAAAAAAGCCAACACCGAGCGATTTTGCCCAAACGATAGCTGCTCCTACGCCTCAACAATGGGCTCAATGGAAAAAATCCGGAATGCTCGACTGGTTTAATGAGTCGCTGGAAGCCCGAGCTCAAGCGTATATCAACTACAAAACCGACAACGATGCTTACTTTAAAAAATCAGCTCCGGTCATCAAACTCCGAATCGCACAATCGGCTTACCGCCTTGCACACCTCCTCCATCAGATTGCCACTCAACCGGAGATCACCACCCAGGACGCTGTTCAGCTACGGGACAATGTTCTCCCTTTCGTCAATTTTGATATCTCGTATCTGATTCGCCTGCAGACACAAGCGAACTGA
- the gspG gene encoding type II secretion system major pseudopilin GspG — protein MKSLNSFFRFSFSQRRQQRGFSLVEIMIVLVIIGTILGLVANRIFGARDRARDKQVKIMMQQITEALETYQGDCSAYPSTSQGLAALVKAPSGEPACESWGPTPYAKEEPKDPWGARFVYESDGSTYELISYGKDKKPGGEKDYSSKNM, from the coding sequence GTGAAATCTTTAAATTCGTTTTTTCGATTCTCTTTTTCCCAGCGCCGCCAACAACGGGGTTTCTCACTTGTGGAAATCATGATCGTATTGGTGATCATCGGTACAATTTTAGGTCTCGTCGCAAATCGTATTTTCGGAGCTCGAGATCGTGCGCGCGACAAACAAGTTAAAATCATGATGCAACAAATTACCGAAGCTCTAGAGACCTATCAGGGAGACTGCTCGGCTTATCCCTCCACATCTCAAGGTCTAGCCGCCTTGGTGAAGGCACCATCGGGCGAACCGGCGTGCGAATCCTGGGGCCCCACTCCTTACGCTAAAGAAGAGCCAAAAGATCCATGGGGTGCTCGCTTCGTTTACGAATCCGACGGCTCCACTTACGAGCTCATCTCCTACGGCAAAGATAAAAAGCCGGGCGGTGAGAAAGATTACTCCAGCAAAAACATGTAG
- the gspF gene encoding type II secretion system inner membrane protein GspF codes for MPVYQYKGLNKAGKTINDIIDADSQRTARLKLKKDGIYVLALHDKSKAQQKKKTPAASMTSGKVKIDDISNLTRQLSSLVRAQIPLVDCLGAVSDQMENPYLKEVLADCRNQVNEGSTLAKAFGKYPRAFDNIFISMVSAGEMSGSLDTILLRLAEFTEARAELKARVKSAMMYPVLMLVLMVLILMGMFVYVLPQITGILIDTGMEIPWYTQIVMDMSGFMVENWMFIIIAAIGAWFVFNRWKNSAAGRAAWDAITLKLPIIGRIARMVAVSRFTRTLSTLLSGGVPMLNAMDIVRNVVDNEVLAKAVEEARDNIREGESIAGPLKKSNQFPPIVIHMVSIGEKTGELEKMLNQVADTYDFQVKNEVQGITAILSPIMLIVMGALIGFIVISVLLPMMDLATKLE; via the coding sequence ATGCCCGTCTATCAGTACAAAGGCCTCAATAAAGCTGGCAAAACGATCAACGACATTATCGATGCGGATAGCCAGCGAACGGCACGCCTTAAACTAAAAAAAGACGGCATTTACGTATTAGCTCTTCACGATAAAAGTAAAGCGCAGCAAAAAAAGAAAACACCGGCCGCCTCGATGACTTCGGGGAAAGTGAAGATCGATGATATTTCGAATTTAACCCGCCAGCTTTCGTCCCTCGTGCGCGCGCAAATTCCACTTGTGGATTGCTTAGGTGCCGTTTCCGATCAGATGGAAAATCCCTATCTTAAAGAAGTTCTTGCCGACTGCCGCAACCAGGTCAACGAAGGAAGCACATTAGCGAAGGCCTTTGGGAAATACCCTCGGGCCTTTGATAATATTTTTATTTCGATGGTGAGTGCCGGAGAAATGTCTGGCTCTCTCGACACGATTCTTTTGCGTCTTGCGGAATTCACCGAGGCTCGGGCCGAACTCAAAGCCCGAGTGAAATCTGCGATGATGTATCCGGTTTTGATGCTTGTGCTGATGGTATTAATTTTGATGGGCATGTTTGTCTATGTGCTGCCGCAGATCACAGGAATTTTAATCGACACTGGAATGGAAATCCCCTGGTACACCCAGATCGTCATGGATATGAGCGGCTTCATGGTAGAAAACTGGATGTTTATTATTATTGCGGCCATCGGAGCTTGGTTTGTCTTTAATCGCTGGAAAAATTCAGCGGCAGGTCGCGCCGCATGGGACGCGATCACTCTCAAACTTCCTATTATTGGTCGAATTGCAAGAATGGTGGCCGTATCCCGCTTCACTCGAACGCTTTCGACATTACTTTCCGGTGGCGTGCCGATGCTCAATGCCATGGACATCGTCCGTAACGTTGTCGATAATGAAGTTTTGGCAAAAGCGGTGGAAGAAGCTCGCGATAACATTCGCGAAGGGGAATCCATCGCCGGCCCACTTAAAAAATCAAACCAATTCCCGCCCATCGTGATTCACATGGTGAGCATCGGAGAAAAAACCGGCGAATTGGAAAAGATGCTCAATCAAGTAGCTGATACTTACGATTTCCAGGTGAAGAACGAAGTGCAGGGAATTACGGCCATCCTTTCTCCCATCATGTTGATCGTTATGGGAGCGCTCATTGGCTTTATCGTGATTTCGGTCCTCCTCCCAATGATGGATCTCGCGACAAAATTGGAATAA
- the gspE gene encoding type II secretion system ATPase GspE, whose protein sequence is MASVDTPHENVLLKVTSLSESQMRALLDSTIEGSITLDNYLAMLKDPNHEDLLSQFCSKLGFAYQKDIPVNDISMEMIRNISINYAKNKEVLASREDKDTVYVYTTNPLNFSAFDDLRTIFKKDVSPIVVSKIKLLDAINRVYEKGTATLDGLEDIESEDYDLDDPIVDLLESDDEAPVIKLVNTLLSRAVKEKASDIHIEPYEKEMVVRLRVDGILYDIYKPPKKLQNAITSRIKVMGNLNIAEKRLPQDGRIPLRIGGKDIDIRLNSVPTAFGERLVMRLQDRSNVILSLEQLGFAETDLKNIVDLISRTYGILLVTGPTGSGKSTTLYACLSRMNSIDTNIITVEDPVEQRIQGIGQIQVNAKIGLTFASGLRAILRQDPDVIMIGEIRDLETAEIAINSSLTGHLVLSTIHTNDAAGAFPRMIDMGCEPFLIATSLLGVISQRLIRVLCPHCKQPHTPTDAELANLEIPRDAVRQGRIHKAVGCDKCNYKGYLGRTLIEELLTVTEEVRSLVMQRKDSNIIKRKAVEQGMRTFRDHGIEKVLHGITTIEEVLSNTQTDL, encoded by the coding sequence ATGGCCAGCGTAGATACCCCCCACGAGAATGTCCTTTTAAAAGTCACAAGCCTTAGCGAATCGCAGATGCGAGCGCTTTTGGATTCCACAATCGAAGGCTCAATCACACTTGATAATTATTTGGCGATGCTGAAGGACCCCAATCACGAAGATCTCTTATCGCAGTTTTGTTCAAAGTTGGGTTTTGCGTATCAAAAAGACATTCCGGTCAATGATATTTCCATGGAGATGATTCGCAATATCTCTATCAACTACGCCAAAAATAAAGAAGTCCTCGCCTCCCGAGAAGACAAAGATACCGTTTACGTTTACACAACAAACCCGCTCAACTTTAGCGCGTTTGATGATCTTCGCACGATCTTCAAAAAAGATGTGTCACCGATCGTTGTTTCTAAAATTAAACTTCTCGATGCGATCAACCGAGTCTACGAAAAAGGAACTGCGACTCTCGACGGATTAGAAGATATCGAGAGCGAAGATTATGATCTTGATGATCCGATCGTTGATCTTTTAGAATCCGACGACGAAGCTCCGGTGATTAAACTCGTGAACACGCTACTTTCTCGTGCCGTCAAAGAAAAAGCCTCGGACATTCACATTGAACCTTACGAAAAAGAAATGGTCGTGCGTCTCCGAGTTGATGGTATTCTTTATGATATTTACAAGCCGCCTAAAAAACTTCAGAACGCGATCACCTCACGTATCAAAGTTATGGGTAATTTGAACATCGCCGAAAAACGTTTGCCTCAGGATGGTCGTATTCCACTGCGAATTGGCGGAAAAGACATCGATATTCGTCTGAATAGCGTACCGACCGCCTTTGGAGAGCGCCTGGTGATGCGTCTTCAAGATCGATCTAACGTGATTTTATCTTTAGAGCAATTGGGTTTTGCAGAAACCGATCTCAAAAATATCGTGGATTTAATTTCGAGAACCTACGGAATTTTACTTGTCACTGGCCCTACCGGTTCGGGAAAGTCGACAACACTTTATGCGTGTTTGTCGCGCATGAATTCAATCGATACGAACATCATCACTGTTGAAGATCCCGTGGAACAGCGAATTCAAGGCATCGGACAAATTCAAGTGAACGCGAAAATTGGACTGACCTTTGCGAGCGGACTGCGCGCCATCCTCCGTCAAGATCCCGATGTGATTATGATCGGGGAGATTCGTGATTTGGAAACGGCGGAGATTGCCATTAACTCCTCTCTCACAGGTCACTTAGTGTTATCGACCATTCACACCAACGATGCCGCCGGAGCTTTCCCGCGGATGATCGATATGGGATGTGAACCGTTTTTAATTGCCACGTCATTACTCGGCGTTATTTCTCAGCGACTTATTCGTGTCCTTTGCCCACATTGCAAACAACCACACACTCCGACCGATGCGGAACTCGCAAATCTCGAGATACCGCGGGATGCGGTTCGCCAAGGACGTATCCATAAGGCTGTCGGTTGTGACAAGTGCAATTACAAAGGTTATCTCGGTCGAACTTTGATTGAAGAGCTTCTTACCGTCACCGAAGAAGTGCGGTCGTTGGTCATGCAACGAAAAGACTCAAACATTATTAAACGTAAGGCTGTAGAGCAAGGCATGCGTACCTTCCGAGATCACGGAATCGAAAAAGTCCTCCACGGCATCACGACCATTGAAGAAGTTTTATCGAACACCCAAACGGATTTATAA
- a CDS encoding transposase, giving the protein MPRPITVLQSDFPYHVSARCINKEWFSVPMEEVWEIMSEQLHFIHHAFDLQIISFVLMSNHFHLIVRTPNCNIDLAMSWFMRETSRTLTRAGNRINQTYCGRYFRSIIESEHYLKNAYKYVYYNPVQAGICENVNDYPFSTLYGLLGRKSLYIPVEEDFILFQETEETLRWLNCTPMVDNWEAVRKGLRWNRFKLPKRNGRLHVLENDLL; this is encoded by the coding sequence ATGCCCAGACCTATCACAGTGCTGCAGTCCGATTTTCCGTATCACGTATCAGCTCGTTGCATTAATAAAGAATGGTTTTCTGTACCGATGGAGGAGGTCTGGGAGATTATGTCGGAGCAACTCCATTTTATTCACCATGCTTTTGATCTGCAAATTATCTCTTTCGTGTTGATGTCAAATCACTTTCATCTCATAGTACGAACACCGAATTGTAACATCGATTTAGCAATGAGTTGGTTTATGAGAGAGACCAGTAGAACCCTTACGAGAGCTGGCAATCGAATCAATCAGACTTACTGTGGGCGTTATTTTCGTAGTATCATCGAATCTGAGCATTATCTGAAGAATGCATATAAATATGTTTATTATAATCCAGTTCAAGCGGGTATCTGCGAGAACGTAAATGATTACCCTTTTAGCACACTATATGGACTTCTAGGCCGTAAGAGTCTTTACATACCGGTAGAGGAAGACTTTATTTTGTTTCAAGAAACTGAAGAGACACTTCGGTGGTTGAATTGCACACCAATGGTTGATAACTGGGAAGCGGTACGAAAAGGTCTGCGTTGGAATAGATTTAAACTACCCAAGCGAAATGGAAGATTGCACGTCTTAGAAAATGACCTTTTGTGA